cacacagggagagagtcaacaacacacacagaacagacgGCAACACTCACACAACAGGTGggtccgtcacacacacacacacacacacacacacagaagagacggcaacacacacacaaaaggtgggtccgtcacacacacacacacacacacacacacacacacacacacacacacacacacacacacacacacacacacacacacacagtgtgtgaggagagagagttcCATACCGACTTTGTAGTGTACGCAGCCCTCCAGCTCTCCTACAGTGACCCAGCCCTGCTTCTTCTCCACCTCGGGGTCGTTGTGGAGTATCCTGTTCCTCAGCCAGGACAGGTAGTACACACGCAGCTTATTCTTCTTccctggaggagaagagagagaaacagagatgtcTCTATCAGAACAGAGATGTTCTACAGGCCTCCAGTTCTTTAAATAACAGAGCAAGTTCTCCCTCTGTGGTCATGTTGCGGTTATGTAATGGTCCTACCGCGGTCAGTCGGTAATACCTGATATAGTAACCAGGACATTAAGTCCCTCCAGGACGTCCATCTGTAGGAAGCGTCTCCTGGTTATCAGGTTATAGACCTTCCCCTGACCGCTACGGTCAAGCAACATCAAACCATTCTCTGTCCCCACCAGCAGGTTCACAcctagagagaccgagagagagagagtttccaaagagacagagaggagagagagagtttccaaagagagagaggagagagagagtttccaatgagacagagagagagagaggagagagagagtttccaaagagacagagagagacaaagagagagggggagagacagagagagaggagagagagagtttccaaagagacagagagagacaaagagagagggggagagacagagagagagagaagagagagagagtttccaaagagacagagagagaagagagagagtatccaaagagacagagagaggagagagagagtatccaaagagacagagagaggagagagagagtttccaaagagacagagagaggagagagagagtttccaaagagacagagagaggagagagagagtttccaaagagacagagagaggagagagagagtatccaaagagacagaggagagagagagtttccaaagagacagagagaggagagaagagtttccaagagacagagcgggagaagagagaggtttccaaagagacagagagaggagagaggagagtttccaaagagacaggagagaggagagagagagtttccaaagagacagagagaggagagagaggtttccaaagagacagagagaggagagagagagagtttccaaagagacagagagaggagagagagagtatccaaagagagagaggagagagagagtttccaaagagacagaggagagagaNNNNNNNNNNNNNNNNNNNNNNNNNNNNNNNNNNNNNNNNNNNNNNNNNNNNNNNNNNNNNNNNNNNNNNNNNNNNNNNNNNNNNNNNNNNNNNNNNNNNagagagagagagagagagagagagagagagagagagagagataaaaggggGAAGTCACTAACCTCATCTATGGCTTTCTTATAGCCTCTGATAGGAGAAGGGGGATAAACAGCAGAAGAggttgaggaggagagaaggaaggagaaagagagggagaaggaaggagaaagagagggagaaggaaggagaaagaaagggagaaggaaggagaaagagagggagaaggaaggagaaagagagggagaaggaaggagaaagaagggagaaggaaggagaaagagagggagaaggaaggagaagagagggagaaggaaggagaaagagagggagaaggaaggagaaagagagggagaaggaaggagaaagagagggagaaggaaggagaaagagagggagaaaaagagaaacaTAAGCAGCAGAAGTGGAGAAAGCCTGACTCCAGAAAGAATCgaggtgtgtgtttgcgtgtgagtgtgtgtcactcACGGCAGGTCTGCTGGGTCTGCCTGAGTCTCGCCCCTCCTCCGGTCTGATCCTTACCTCCTGAGTGGCTTCTGCTGGGGGGGAGGTCTCCTGGACTGGTGGACCTGTCACAGCATAAGGGAGGAGTCAGCATCAATATTCACAAAGAGTATCAACAGACAAATACATGTACTCATCagtcacatacatatatatatatacatatatatatatatacatatatatatatacatatatatatatatacatatatatatatatacatatatatatatatacatatatatatatatacatatatatatatatatatatatacatatatatacatatatatacatatatatatatatatatatatatatatatatatatatatatatatatatatatatatatatatatatatatatatacatatatatatatatatatgtatatatatatatatatgtatatatatatatatgtatatatatgtgtgtgtgtatatatatatatatatatatatatatatatatatatatatatatatatgtgtgtgtgtgtgtgtgtgtgtgtgtgtgtgtgtgtgtgtgtgtgtgtgtgtgtgtacctctctgtgatgaaggtgaggatgaggaggaggagtgagaggacCTCTGTAGAGCAGTATCGAGACACAACTCTGAAGCTCTCAGGTCTGGATGActgaaagaacacacacactgttaatacacactgtaattacatatacagtacacacacaccagggttggggtcaatgccATTTTATTTCAGAAAGTAAACCTAATTCCAattcctcattgaaaagcattgaagtgAAAAGCAATTTCAGTGCACTTCCTGAATtaactggaatttaaatggaattgaacccgaccctgacacacacacacacacaacacacacacacacacacacacacacacacacacacacctttctcgTATGAGTCCCTGTGCGTTGGGGGAGTTTTTCCTCATCAGTGCTGGGGAGATGGAGGTGGTTCTCTGAGGGACCTTAGGGGGAAGCTCATCGTCCTCTCGGCTAGTGGTACGAGGTGGAGGGGCGGGGTTCGAGTCAGAGGTGGGGTCAGAGTTCTGGCGGGGGGGCATgcctcccccctcctcacctctcctccccatcccccccgcctctccccctctgctctcctgcagAGACTGAGAGCCTGTCATGGTCTTCACTGGAATCAGATGGgccatctggagagagagaatgagataaaACACTGAATTATGGGAATGTCCGTTCTCATTATCTAATTCCATCAGACAGACATACTGCTTGTTGACTGTAGTATAGGCTACAGCATAGTAGTATGCAATATCGAATACAATTACAGGTTgtgtgtatattgtatatttgtaaatgtcaacacacacacacacacacacacagagacagacagacgacagaagggacagacacacacctgtGGTTCAACTGGGCGGTGTGTGTTGGTGGGGTGCGGGCCGGCTGCATCCCTGCAGTGCTGAAGGACTCGGAGCGAGGAGGGCAGGGAGGACTCAGAGACCCGGCTGGAGACGGCCTTATGCTGCAGCGCTGGAGAACTCTGTCTGTTCAGCTTGGACCGCTCTTCCACCTGACAAACATCATCATGATTATTAGACTACCTGGACATTACCAACAGGTTAATACGGTGTTGTCTACAGTGTTCTGAGGCAGGTTCATCATTGCATGTTGATCCGAGCAATCAATCATGCAATTAATGGTTAGAATCAACTGGTCCTCCAGTTAGAGAGAGAgcgcggggatgatagagagagagcgcgggcatgatagagagagcgagagggcatgatagagagagagcgcggggatgatagagagagagcgcggggatgatagagagagagagcgagcggggatgatagagagagcgagcggggatgatagagagagcgagcggggatgatagagagagcgagcggggatgatagagagagcgagcggggatgatagagagagcgagggatgagagagcgagagcacggggatgatagagagagcgagcggggatgatagagagagcgagcagggatgatagagagagagcgaggggatgagagagagagcacggggatgagagagagagcgagcagggatgatagagagagcgagcggggatgatagagagagagcgcgggatgatagagagagcatggggatgatagagagagagcgagcggggatgttagagagagcgagcggggatgatagagagagagcgcgggatgatagagagagagcgcggggatgatagagagagcgagtggggatgatagagagagagcgcgggGATGATAGACAGAGAgcgcggggatgatagagagagagcgtggggatgatagagagagagcgcgggggatgatagagagagagcgcggggatgatagagagagcgagcggggatgatagagagagcgagcggggatgatagagagagtgcggggatgatagagagagcgcggggatgatagagagagcgagcggggattgatagagagagagcgaggggatgatagagagagagcacggGGATGATAGAGGGAGCGagtggggatgatagagagagagcgcggggatgatagagagagagcgagcggggatgatagagagagagcgagcgaggatgatagagagagagcgagcggggatgatagagagagcgagcggggatgatagagagcgaggggatgatagagagagcgagcggggatgatagagagagagagcgaggggatgatagagagagagcacggggatgatagagagagcgagtggggatgatagagagagagcgcggggatgatagagagagagcgagaggggatgatagagagagagcgagaggggatgatagagagagagcgagcggggatgatagagagagagcgagcggggatgatagagagagagcgagcggggatgatagagagagcgagcggggatgatagagagcgcgggatgatagagagagagcgcggggatgatagagagagcgagcgggggatgatagagagagcgcggggatgatagagagagcgattggatgatagagagagcgagtggggatgatagagagagcgagtggggatgatagagagagagcgcggggatgatagagagagagcgagcggggatgatagagagagagagcggggatgatagagagagagtgagcggggatgatagagagagcgattggatgatagagagagcgagtggggatgatagagagagcgagtggggatgatagagagagagcgcggggatgatagagagagagcgagcggggatgatagagagagagagcggggatgaatagagagagagtgagcggggatgatagagagagagtgagcggggatgatagagagagagtgagcggggatgatagagagagcgagcggggatgatagagagcgcgggatgatagagagagagcgcggggatgatagagagagcgagcggggatgatagagagagcgcggggatgatagagagagcgattggatgatagagagagcgagtggggatgatagagagagcgagtggggatgatagagagagagcgcggggatgatagagagagagcgcggggatgatagagagcgagcggggatgatagagagagcgcggggatgatagagagagcgattggatgatagagagagcgagtggggatgatagagagagcgagtggggatgatagagagagagcgcgggggatgatagagagagagcgagcggggatgatagagagagagagcggggatgatagagagagagtgagcggggatgatagagagagagtgagcggggatgatagagagagagtgagcggggatgatagagagagcgcggggatgatagagagagagcgagcggggatgatagagagagagcgagcgaggatgatagagagagagcgagcggggatgatagagagagcgagcggggatgatagagagcgcgggatgatagagagagcgagcggggatgatagagagagagagcgaggggatgatagagagagagcacggggatgatagagagagcgagtggggatgatagagagagagcgcggggatgatagagagagagcccggggatgatagagagagagccccggggatgatagagagagcgagcggggatgatagaggagagagcgagcggggatgatagagagagagcgagcggggatgatagagagagagcgagcggggatgatagagagagcgagcggggatgatagagagcgcgggatgatagagagagagcgcggggatgatagagagagcgagcagggatgatagagagagagcgagcggggatgatagagagagcgagcgaggatgatagagagagagcggcggggatgatagagagagagcgcggggatgatagagagagagcgtggggatgatagagagagagcgcgggggatgatagagagagagagcagggatgatcgagagagcgagaggggatgatagagagagcgagtggatgatagagagagcgagcggggatgatagagagagcgagcggggatgatagagagagagcgagcggggatgatagagagagagcgagcggggatgatagagagagagcgagcggggatgatagagagagagtgagcggggatgatagagagagagggagcggggatgatagagagagagcgcggggatgatagagagagagcgagcggggatgatagagagagagcgagcgaggatgatagagagagagcgagcggggatgatagagagcgcgggatgatagagagagagcgcgggatgatagagagagcgagcggggatgatagagagcGAGCGGGGATGATAAAGAGAGCGAGCGGGGATGATAAAGAGAGCgcgcggggatgatagagagagagcgcggggatgatagagagagagcgcggggatgatagagagagcgagaggggatgatagagagagcgagcggggatgatagagagcgagcggggatgatagagagcgagcggggatgatagagagagcgagcggggatgatagagagagagcgcggggatgatagagagagagcgagcggggatgatagagagagagtgagcggggatgatagagagagagtgagcggggatgatagagagagcgcggggatgatagagagagcgagcggggatgatagagagagagcgagcggggatgatagagagagagcgagcggggatgatagagagagcgagcggggatgatagagagcgcgggatgatagagagagagcgcggggatgatagagagagcgagcggggatgatagagagagagcgagcggggatgatagagagagcgagcggggatgatagagagagagcgcggggatgatagagagagagcgcggggatgatagagagagagcgcggggatgatagagagagagcgcggggatgatagagagagagcgcggggatgatagagagcgagaggggatgatagagagagcgagcggggatgatagagagcgcgggatgatagagagagagcgcggggatgatagagagagcgagcggggatgatagagagagagcgagcggggatgatagagagagcgagcggggatgatagagagcgcgagatgatagagagagagcgcggggatgatagagagagcgagcggggatgatagagagagagcgagcggggatgatagagagagcgagcggggatgatagagagagagcgcggggatgatagagagagagcgcggggatgatagagagagagcgcggggatgatagagagagagcgcggggatgatagagagagagcgcggggatgatagagagaaagcgcggggatgatagagagagcgagaggggatgatagagagagcgagaggggatgatagagagagcgagcggggatgatagagagcgagcggggatgatagagagagtgcggggatgatagagagagcgagtggatgatagagagagcgagtggggatgatagagagagcgcggggatgatagagagagagcgcggggatgatagagagagagcgagcggggatgatagagagagagtgagcggggatgatagagagagagcgagcggggatgatagagagagagcgagcggggatgATAGAGTGAGAGTgagcggggatgatagagagagagtgagcggggatgatagagagagcacagggatgagagagagcggagttggaggagaggaggagagggggatggaggagaggcggagagggagagggagatggaggagaggatgagagcgggatggaggagagggggatggaggagaggggggatggaggagaggcagagagggagatggaggagaggatgagagcgggatgaggagagggggatggaggagagggggatggaggatagggggatggaggagaggcggagttggaggagaggaggagagggggatggaagagagggggatggaggagaggaggagagggggatggaggagaggacgagagggggatggaggagaggccgagttggaggagaagagggggatggaggagaggcggagagggggatggaggagagggggatagaggtgaggaggatggaggagagggggaatggaggagaggggaatggagagaggaggagagggggatggaggagaggtggagagggggatggagaagagggggatggaggacagGCGgaaagggggatggaggagagggggatggagggggatggaggagagacggagagggggatgtaggagaggaggatggaggagaggcggagagggggatggaggagaggtggagaggaggatggaggagaggaggatggaggagagggggatggaggagaggaggatggaggagagggggatggaggagagggggatggagagaggaggagagggggatggaggagaggtggagagggggatggaggagagggggatggaggagagggggatggagagaggaggagagggggatggaggagaggtggagagggggatggaggagagggggatggaggacagGCGgaaagggggatggaggagagacggagagggggatgtaggagaggaggatggaggagaggcggagagggggatggaggagaggtggagagggggatggaggagaggaggatggaggagagggggatggaggagagggggatggaggagagggggatggaggagagacggagagggggatgtaggagaggaggatggaggagaggcggagagggggctgtaggagaggaggatggaggagaggcggagagggggatggaggagagggggatggaggagagacggagagggggatgtaggagaggaggatggaggagaggcggagagggggatggaggagagggggatggaggagagatggagagggggatgtaggaaaggaggatggaggagaggcggagaggggaatggaggagaggcgGAGTTGGAGGGTATCATTCTAGCAGAAAAGAGAATCTGAAATGTTGAGAATCCATGTTGGTCTGTGATCCCAGAGAATATATAGTCCACCACCGATTGGCCAGCACTAAAGAGAGTCCTGATTGGCCTCCACCCAGCACCAAGCTGAGACCTGATTGGCATTCACCCGGCTGAGACCTGATTGGCCAGCACCCATCACCAAGCTGAACTGCAATTGGCTAACTGACCGTAAACAGGATGTGACACGTATGGAGTCCTTGCTGTGACATCATCAACCTCCAGAAGGAGGGGCGGTTGGGGGGGGTTAGGGGAGGCACCCTGACAGAGAAGGAGTCTGGGGGGCTGGTTCTTCTAGATATTTGTTTTGATTGGATTGGGAACTATCGGAGGTAGGTGGGTAAGGATGAACCAACTGAGCTATATGAAGTTGAAACAATGTTGTAGTACAAAATAGTATAAAATATAGAAATGTATAATATTTTGTTTTATCTACAAATATAATAAAGAatatatgtctctctgtctgtgtgtgtgtctgtccgtgtgtgtgtgtgtgtctgtctgtctatctatctgtctgtctgtgtgtctatctgtctgtctgtctgtctgtctgtctgtctgtctgtctgtctagaaagaaagaaagaaagaaataatggagatatctatctgtctgtctatttatctgtctgtctgtctgtctgtctgtctgtctgtctgtctgtctgtctgtctgtctgtctgtctgtctgtctgtctgtctgtctgtctgtctgtctgtctgtctgtctgtctgtctgtctatttatctgtctgtctgtctgtctgtctgtctgtctgtctgtctgtctgtctgtctgtctgtctgtctgtctgtgtctatttatctgtctgtgtgtctgtgtgtctgtgtgtctgtctgtctgtctgtctgtctgtctgtctgtctgtccgtgtgtgtgtgtgtgtctgtctgtctatctatctgtctgtgtgtctatctgtctgtctgtgtgtctatctatctatctatctatctatctctatctatctatctatctatctgtctgtgtgtctatctgtctatctgtctgtctatctgtctgtctgtgtgtctatctgtctgtctgtctgtctgtctgtgtgtctatctatctatctatctatctatctatctatctatctatctgtctgtctgtctgtctgtctgtctgtctgtctgtctgtctgtctgtctgtctgtctgtctgtctgtctgtctgtctgtctgtctgtgtgagtgtgcgaGTGTGGCTAGTGGCTAGCAGCAAGTGGTCTGATAGTGAGCTGAGACTGGGAGCCGAAGGGGGAGCCAccgggagaggggtgaggagaacaCATAGGGGTGAGGTAGGGGGAGGAGCAGGGTGTGAGATACTGGGAGTGGTAGAATGGAGCTGGAGGGGAATTGAGGGAGAGATGACATGGGGACTCAGGTCGGGAGTGTGAGGGGGAGATTCTGGCTGAGGTTTGGGGTGAGGTTCTAGGTGACCCTCGGGGCGAGAGGCCCATCCAATTTAAGGCTAAAACTAACTGTTTCAGAGGACCTGAGCTCTTACCAGGAGAAcaaaggggggagaaagagagggaggactgaGAGAGGGATGACTGCTTGGATCTAATGGGCATGGCCTGGGCCAGGTGTGATCTGAGCATGTTAGCTGGAGCAGAGGAAGTCAGGTCCAGGTTAGAGGTCGtgacctcatcatcatcatcactgacCTCTGACTTCACTCTGTTCAGAGGGGGAGGTGCCCAGCCGGGGACTTGGAGGAACGGACTCTGTTTGGAGGATTCAGGAGCCAGGAAGTGATTTTGATTGGAGGACAGGAAAGGGCGTAGCCGGCCTGCCGGTGCAGAGGctgagaggtcaggggttaggggtcgGGGGTAGAGGTCAGAATTCGTATGACCCCCATAGGATCCCAACAGACTCTCATGGCTGGAAGCCATCCTCAAACcccccacacctccctctctacccctttccctctcctcctctctataccTCCAACAATCCAACTCCCTCTTTTCTAGTTCCTCCATTTCTATATCTAGTTCATCTATTTCTACATCTAGTATACGACAGGGAAACAAAGAGCTGCCTCTAAGATCATGAtcaggagaggggtagaggaaagAAGAATTagaatgagaggaggaagaggagtctATTTCTACATCTATGTCAGTTACTTCTATGTCTATTCTACGACAGGGGGAGATGGAGCTGCCACTACGGCCACTGACCCATATCTGCCCCTGGTCTTTCACCCCCAGGTTATGTCCCTGGTTGGGGCTGGAGCTGGGTGCCCAGGCTGGCCCATTGAGGGCCTTTTGTTTAGGGGCTTGGGGATTAGAGATGGGGTTCTCTTTGGGGGCTTGGTTGGGTTTGGGGTTAGGGCTGAGGCCTCGGTTAAAGCCAGCCTGTTGCCCCTTCCCATTATGCTGTGGCCCCTGGTTGCGGTTGTGTTGTGGCCCTGGGTGTTTAGGTCTGGGACTGCGTCCTCGGTCTTGCTGACCAGCCTTCTGACCGGCTTCGCTAGGCCCTTTTGGCCTCCGGTTGTTGTGTGGTACCCCCTGGTGGTTGGCTCCGGTATTGTgtactctttctttctgtctgacCACCCTCTGACCGGCTTTCGGAGCGCTTATCTCTCTAACCTGCTGGCTGATCTCCTGTTTCAGAATGGGATCTACTAGATCCCTGGTCTCCAGGGAGATACAGAtgtgagggggaggggtggggtcgGAGGGGGCTCGGCGAGGGAGGTTGGCGTGGGAGGGAATGGGGGATGAAGGTTGGTTGAAGGAATGGCTTTTTCTGAGGAAAGGGCGGGGTGAGTGGCTCTGGGGGTGTGGCTGCTGCTTCAAGACCTGTAGACAGGGTGGGGTAGAAGttaaacaagcacacacactcacgcacacacacacacacacacacacacacacaccaaatataAAACACACACGAGAACTGTAACAGAAGAACACAATATCTTGTTCCGATCCACACTGTATGCACCACTACACAGACAATGTTGTAGTTAGACTGAGACTGTACTCATGATCTTCAGTTATGAATGTTGTCCAGAGACCAGAGTCTCtccagagtctgtgtgtgtacctctttAGCCCATGCAGGTTTGTCAGTAGGACTAGCTGAGTCTTTATAGTGATACA
The genomic region above belongs to Oncorhynchus kisutch isolate 150728-3 unplaced genomic scaffold, Okis_V2 scaffold3985, whole genome shotgun sequence and contains:
- the LOC109890546 gene encoding LOW QUALITY PROTEIN: TRAF2 and NCK-interacting protein kinase (The sequence of the model RefSeq protein was modified relative to this genomic sequence to represent the inferred CDS: inserted 2 bases in 2 codons); this translates as MLKKYSHHXNIATYYGAFVKKNPPGIDDQLWLVMEFCGAGSITDLIKNTKGNSLKEEWTAYICREILRGLTHLHQHKVIHRDIKGQNVLLTENAEVKLVDFGVSAQLDRTVGKRNTFIGTPYWMAPEVIACDENPEATYDFKSDLWSLGITAIEMAEGAPPLCDMHPMRALFLIPRNPAPRLKSKKWSKKFQSFIESCLVKSHGQRPSTEQLLKHPFIRELPNERQIRIQLKDHIDRTKKKRGERDETEYEYSGSEEEEEERDVGEPSSIINIPGESTLRRDFLRLQLANKERSEALRRQQLEQQQNEEHKRLLLAERQKRIEEQKEQRRRLEEQQCRERELRKQQEREQRRRYEEMEQIRRDEERRHAEREQEYIRRQLEEEQRQLEILQQQLLQEQALLLEYKRKQIEEQHQAERLQRQLQQERAYLVSLQQQQQQQNQDGRPGEKKPLYHYKDSASPTDKPAWAKEVLKQQPHPQSHSPRPFLRKSHSFNQPSSPIPSHANLPRRAPSDPTPPPHICISLETRDLVDPILKQEISQQVREISAPKAGQRVVRQKERVHNTGANHQGVPHNNRRPKGPSEAGQKAGQQDRGRSPRPKHPGPQHNRNQGPQHNGKGQQAGFNRGLSPNPKPNQAPKENPISNPQAPKQKALNGPAWAPSSSPNQGHNLGVKDQGQIWVSGRSGSSISPCRRIDIEVTDIDVEIDSSSSSHSNSSFLYPSPDHDLRGSSLFPCRILDVEIDELDIEMEELEKRELDCWRYREEERERGREGGVGGLRMASSHESLLGSYGGHTNSDLYPRPLTPDLSASAPAGRLRPFLSSNQNHFLAPESSKQSPFLQVPGWAPPPLNRVKSEVSDDDDEVTTSNLDLTSSAPANMLRSHLAQAMPIRSKQSSLSQSSLSFSPLCSPGKSSGPLKQLVLALNWMGLSPRGSPRTSPQTSARISPSHSRPESPCHLSLNSPPAPFYHSQYLTPCSSPYLTPMCSPHPSPGGSPFGSQSQLTIRPLAAISQLQFSLVMGAGQSGLSRVNANQVEERSKLNRQSSPALQHKAVSSRVSESSLPSSLRVLQHCRDAAGPHPTNTHRPVEPQMAHLIPVKTMTGSQSLQESRGGEAGGMGRRGEEGGGMPPRQNSDPTSDSNPAPPPRTTSREDDELPPKVPQRTTSISPALMRKNSPNAQGLIRESHPDLRASELCLDTALQRSSHSSSSSSPSSQRGPPVQETSPPAEATQEVRIRPEEGRDSGRPSRPAVSDTHSHANTHLDSFWSYKKAIDESHWKLSLSSLSLETLSLLSVSLETLSLSVSLGVNLLVGTENGLMLLDRSGQGKVYNLITRRRFLQMDVLEGLNVLVTISGKKNKLRVYYLSWLRNRILHNDPEVEKKQGWVTVGELEGCVHYKVVKYERIKFLVIAQKNAVEIYAWAPKPYHKFMAFKSFTDLQHRPQLVDLTVEXGQRLKVIYGSSLGFHVIDVDSGNPYDIYVPSHIQTQVTPHAIVILPKTDGMEMLLCYEDEGVYVNTYGRITKDVVLQWGEMPTSVAYIHSSQIMGWGEKAIEIRSVETGHLDGVFMHKRAQRLKFLCERNDKVFFASVRSGGSSQVFFMTLNRSSMMNW